A single region of the Oncorhynchus keta strain PuntledgeMale-10-30-2019 chromosome 37, Oket_V2, whole genome shotgun sequence genome encodes:
- the zmp:0000001174 gene encoding retinoic acid-induced protein 2, giving the protein MEDLCSEHVADLPQNGGSSGGGRGGGEGVRKVENTVTQITSEASSISSPGQANQKPSLSHMVTIPASPTMVSPSVEAPEGVALKVAATVLQPLCLGDSPVMLPIHPLQQMAGGTPPQGIPPYLLTHQGPLSLGSLSQGPGLSLPLVLEQHVFQHLNTMGAMLQQTPPYPSLSFLQNNLLCHTQPQTSSMASLAFCQPPALDQKLPGPPAQDPGIHAILQNPAFAALIQDLFSAQTNPTSSSCHPAGSTPTDPFASASFPPSQPQPPPLSYPYSSPLAPWYPLPPSWSLTLSLFLSLCLYPSLSLSPSPRARSPKDSLTPLNQPVW; this is encoded by the exons ATGGAGGATCTTTGCTCGGAGCATGTAGCTGACCTTCCTCAGAATGGGGGAagtagtggaggaggaagaggtggtggagagggggtCAGAAAGGTAGAGAACACTGTCACCCAGATTACAAGCGAGGCCTCAAGCATCAGCTCTCCTGGCCAGGCTAATCAGAAACCAAGCCTTTCACATATGGTAACTATCCCAGCGTCCCCCACCATGGTCAGTCCCAGCGTCGAGGCTCCAGAAGGGGTGGCTCTCAAGGTGGCTGCCACCGTGcttcagcctctctgtctgggGGACAGTCCTGTGATGCTGCCCATCCACCCCCTCCAACAGATGGCTGGAGGAACCCCTCCCCAGGGGATCCCTCCGTACCTCCTAACCCACCAGGGGCCTCTCTCCCTGGGCTCCCTCTCCCAAGGCCCtggtctctccctgcctctggtCCTGGAGCAGCATGTGTTCCAGCATCTGAACACCATGGGAGCGATGCTCCAGCAGACTCCCCCCTACCCTTCCCTGTCCTTCCTCCAGAACAATCTGCTGTGTCACACCCAGCCTCAGACCTCTTCCATGGCTTCGTTGGCCTTCTGCCAGCCTCCAGCCCTGGATCAGAAACTACCTGGACCTCCAGCCCAGGACCCAG gTATTCATGCCATCCTCCAGAACCCAGCATTCGCTGCCCTCATACAGGACCTGTTTTCTGCTCAGACCAAccccacctcctcttcctgtcaCCCAGCGGGGTCAACCCCAACTGACCCCTTTGCTTCAGCCTCGTTCCCCCCATCCCAACCCcaacctccacccctctcctaccCCTACAGCTCCCCGCTGGCCCCCTGGTACCCCCTGCCACCCTCCTGGTCCCTTACCCTGTCATTGTTCCTCTCCCTGtgcctctacccatccctctccctatccccgtcCCCCAGAGCCAGGAGTCCAAAGGATTCTCTGACCCCTCTAAACCAGCCTGTATGGTGA